The Afipia massiliensis genome has a segment encoding these proteins:
- a CDS encoding polysaccharide biosynthesis/export family protein, whose translation MQRSRARLACLLLALVVSGCMRTAAPVAVIDNGSLDAVAYGPVQPVRALSVATTPAPPIYRYAAHDEPYRLDAGDRLRIVVYGQEGLTNTYAVDAGGSITMPLIGAVRARGLTPNGLAAAVTSRLKNGYLREPYVAVEVETYRPFFILGEVAAPGQYPYVPNMTIESAVAIAGGFTPRALRSSIKLTRMGEAGTAQAVVPPGTLLKPGDTVVVAERWF comes from the coding sequence ATGCAGCGCAGCCGCGCGCGCCTCGCCTGTCTTCTCCTTGCGCTCGTGGTGTCGGGCTGCATGCGGACGGCTGCGCCGGTGGCGGTTATCGACAACGGCAGTCTTGATGCGGTTGCCTATGGTCCGGTCCAGCCCGTACGTGCCCTGAGTGTCGCAACAACGCCGGCCCCTCCCATCTACCGCTACGCCGCTCACGACGAACCCTATCGCCTCGACGCCGGTGATCGGCTACGCATCGTCGTCTACGGTCAGGAAGGCCTTACCAACACATACGCGGTTGATGCAGGCGGCTCGATCACGATGCCGCTGATCGGCGCGGTTCGGGCTCGGGGGCTGACGCCGAACGGACTCGCCGCCGCAGTCACGTCCCGCTTGAAGAACGGCTATCTGCGCGAACCATATGTCGCGGTGGAGGTTGAAACGTACCGGCCATTCTTCATTTTAGGTGAAGTCGCCGCGCCCGGCCAATATCCGTATGTCCCGAACATGACGATTGAGAGCGCAGTCGCCATTGCCGGCGGCTTCACGCCGCGCGCCTTGCGAAGCAGCATCAAATTAACCCGGATGGGCGAAGCTGGTACCGCTCAGGCTGTTGTACCGCCTGGTACGCTCCTGAAACCCGGGGACACGGTCGTTGTCGCCGAACGCTGGTTCTGA
- a CDS encoding GumC family protein — protein MRFSLWHDWMSKMPFRATADVAPDSAPVVATPTPALTPVALAASPELGDIDLRAIWEALVRKRMWIIVPTALAFALSLFAVNMITPRYKSEARILIDGRENVFLRPNSERSEDRGSLDAEAVTSQVQLLLSRDLAREVIKANKLAELPEFDPVLRGISPLKTLLGLFGLGRDPFKMTPEERVLEAYYDRLTAFAVDKSRVMVIEFQSRDPELAARVTNSIADGYLVLQQAARQNQAKAASQWLLVEIESLRKKVADAEARVEEFRSKSNLFVGTNNTTLSNQQLGELNTQLNSARALKSDAESKSRLIREMLQSGKPIEASEVLNSELVRRLSEQRVTLRAQLAEQSSTLLGGHPRIKELKAQILDIDRQIREEASKISRSLENDARIASARADGLNGSLDQLKRQATSTNGQDVQLRAYEREAKAQRDLLESYLAKYREATTRENIDAVPADGRIISRAIVSNTPAFPKKLPTVLIATLAMLMLTGGYIATGELLRMTVPRPVAAVRAPMAPLRDTHPQMPAGIIEIERLVAMLRQGGDASRKVTVIGAHQDESVTLVALTLARLLSRSSKVVLVDLAMASPTLAAVSTDPASPGLTELMQGSASFSEIITKDRLSGVHIVGAGRETSQRQLLQLPRINLAIDALSRAYDFVVLDAGTATDLPASVIAAQAHAVIIPDPAITASARDVMKSQLLASGFIGVTILDTPLKAMDLGTPGERVAAA, from the coding sequence ATGCGTTTTTCGTTGTGGCATGACTGGATGAGCAAGATGCCGTTCCGGGCCACGGCTGATGTCGCGCCGGATTCTGCGCCAGTCGTCGCCACACCCACACCTGCGCTTACGCCTGTGGCGCTGGCCGCCAGTCCCGAACTTGGCGACATCGATCTCCGTGCCATCTGGGAGGCGCTGGTCCGCAAGCGGATGTGGATTATTGTGCCCACCGCGCTCGCGTTCGCGCTGTCGCTGTTTGCCGTCAACATGATCACGCCGCGATACAAGTCCGAGGCACGCATCCTGATTGACGGACGGGAGAACGTCTTCCTGCGCCCGAATAGCGAGCGCTCGGAAGACCGCGGCAGCCTCGATGCCGAAGCAGTGACCAGTCAGGTTCAGTTGTTGCTGTCGCGCGATCTTGCTCGCGAAGTGATCAAGGCGAACAAGCTCGCCGAACTGCCTGAGTTTGATCCGGTGCTGCGTGGCATTTCGCCGCTCAAGACGCTTCTTGGTCTGTTCGGCCTCGGCCGCGATCCTTTCAAGATGACGCCCGAGGAGCGCGTGCTGGAGGCGTACTACGATCGGCTGACAGCCTTTGCGGTCGACAAGTCGCGCGTGATGGTGATCGAATTTCAATCGCGCGATCCGGAACTCGCTGCGCGTGTCACCAATTCCATCGCCGATGGCTATCTGGTGCTTCAGCAGGCGGCGCGGCAAAATCAGGCGAAGGCCGCCTCGCAGTGGCTGCTGGTCGAGATCGAGAGTCTGCGCAAGAAGGTCGCGGATGCCGAGGCGCGGGTCGAGGAATTTCGCTCCAAATCCAATCTCTTCGTCGGCACCAACAACACCACACTGTCGAACCAGCAACTCGGCGAGTTGAACACCCAGCTCAACAGTGCACGGGCGCTGAAGTCCGATGCTGAATCGAAATCACGTTTGATCCGCGAAATGCTTCAGAGCGGCAAGCCGATCGAGGCATCCGAAGTTCTCAATTCCGAACTGGTGCGCCGTCTGTCGGAGCAGCGCGTCACCCTTCGGGCGCAACTGGCGGAGCAATCATCGACGTTGCTCGGTGGGCACCCGCGCATCAAGGAATTGAAGGCACAGATACTGGATATCGATCGCCAAATCCGCGAGGAGGCTAGCAAGATTTCCCGTTCGCTGGAAAACGATGCCCGGATCGCCAGCGCTCGAGCCGACGGCCTCAACGGAAGCCTGGACCAGCTGAAGCGTCAGGCGACATCGACCAATGGTCAGGATGTCCAGTTGCGGGCCTATGAGCGCGAGGCGAAGGCGCAGCGCGACCTGCTGGAATCGTATCTTGCGAAGTATCGCGAGGCGACCACCCGCGAGAACATCGACGCTGTCCCGGCCGACGGCAGGATCATTTCCCGAGCCATCGTGTCGAATACGCCTGCATTTCCGAAAAAGCTTCCGACCGTGCTGATAGCGACCTTGGCGATGCTGATGCTGACCGGCGGTTACATTGCCACGGGAGAACTGTTGCGCATGACGGTGCCGCGCCCGGTTGCCGCCGTGCGGGCCCCGATGGCGCCCTTACGTGATACGCATCCGCAAATGCCGGCGGGTATCATCGAAATCGAACGTCTGGTCGCGATGCTGCGTCAGGGTGGTGACGCTTCTCGAAAAGTCACCGTCATCGGCGCCCATCAGGATGAAAGCGTGACATTGGTTGCGCTGACGCTGGCGCGGCTGCTGTCGCGAAGCTCGAAAGTCGTGCTGGTCGATCTTGCAATGGCGTCCCCGACGCTGGCCGCGGTGTCCACCGACCCGGCGTCGCCCGGACTGACGGAGTTGATGCAGGGTTCAGCTTCGTTCAGCGAAATCATCACCAAGGATCGTCTGTCCGGCGTTCATATTGTCGGTGCGGGGCGCGAAACCTCCCAGCGCCAGCTGCTGCAGCTACCGAGGATCAACCTCGCGATCGATGCGCTGTCGCGGGCTTATGACTTTGTCGTGCTGGATGCGGGCACTGCGACAGACCTGCCTGCGAGTGTCATCGCTGCGCAGGCTCATGCCGTCATCATCCCCGATCCGGCGATAACTGCGTCCGCGCGCGATGTGATGAAAAGTCAGTTGCTCGCGTCAGGCTTTATCGGCGTGACCATTCTCGATACGCCTTTGAAGGCAATGGACCTCGGCACGCCGGGCGAACGGGTCGCGGCGGCCTGA
- a CDS encoding GNAT family N-acetyltransferase: MAMAAELHGSDANSPAYPVAGRIARVDVIRDMAAAETSWRAFEGADFLATPYQRFELLDAWQQSVGKHEGAAPFVVVASDANNQPLLLLPLIIYRENGAKVARFMGGKHPTFNMALWRRDFAETISAAELNALIAAIRMQPDGVDVLAFTQQPKRWRNIANPLSSLAAQPSTNPCPMMTMVPGCKPEERVSTSTRRRLRNKERKLQALPGYRYFVATIDDDINRLLDSFFVIKPQRMALSKLPDIFSDPATKAFVRDACMAKLPNGGRAIELHALECEAELISIFACVADGERFSTMFNTYTISENARYSPGLILLRYMIDHFGDLGYSSLDFGVGSDEYKMTFCKDDEPLSDAFIPLTARGKFAALGMSSLTHAKRLVKHNPALMHMAQLLRNAISRSS; encoded by the coding sequence ATGGCCATGGCTGCAGAACTTCACGGCTCCGACGCAAACTCTCCGGCGTATCCCGTTGCGGGCCGTATCGCGCGCGTCGATGTCATTCGCGACATGGCTGCGGCCGAGACGAGTTGGAGAGCGTTCGAAGGAGCCGATTTTCTCGCTACCCCCTATCAGCGCTTCGAGCTTCTCGATGCCTGGCAGCAAAGCGTTGGCAAGCATGAAGGCGCCGCACCCTTCGTCGTCGTTGCCAGCGATGCGAACAATCAGCCGCTGCTGCTGCTCCCGCTCATTATCTACCGAGAGAACGGTGCGAAAGTCGCCCGCTTCATGGGCGGCAAGCATCCGACGTTCAACATGGCGCTGTGGCGTCGCGATTTCGCGGAAACAATCTCTGCAGCCGAACTCAACGCGCTGATCGCGGCCATTCGCATGCAGCCGGATGGCGTCGACGTGCTGGCCTTCACGCAGCAGCCGAAACGATGGCGCAATATCGCTAACCCGCTGTCATCGCTTGCCGCGCAGCCGTCGACCAATCCCTGCCCCATGATGACCATGGTTCCCGGTTGCAAGCCGGAAGAACGCGTCAGCACGTCAACAAGGCGGCGATTGCGCAACAAGGAGCGCAAGCTCCAGGCCCTTCCGGGCTATCGCTATTTCGTCGCAACGATCGACGACGACATCAACCGCCTGCTGGACAGCTTCTTTGTCATCAAGCCGCAGCGAATGGCGCTTTCAAAATTGCCGGACATCTTTTCCGATCCAGCCACCAAGGCGTTCGTTCGTGACGCGTGCATGGCAAAGCTTCCGAACGGCGGACGCGCCATCGAGCTTCACGCACTGGAATGCGAAGCAGAATTGATTTCGATCTTCGCCTGCGTGGCGGACGGCGAGCGGTTTTCAACCATGTTCAACACGTATACGATCTCTGAGAATGCTCGCTACAGCCCCGGCCTGATCCTGCTGCGCTACATGATCGATCACTTCGGCGATCTCGGCTACAGCTCGCTCGATTTCGGCGTCGGGTCGGACGAGTACAAGATGACGTTCTGCAAGGACGACGAACCGCTATCGGATGCCTTTATTCCGCTGACCGCGCGAGGCAAGTTCGCGGCGCTCGGCATGTCGTCGCTGACCCACGCCAAACGGCTTGTGAAACATAATCCCGCGCTCATGCATATGGCGCAACTTCTGCGCAACGCCATCTCGCGCTCATCGTAA